The Candidatus Kapaibacterium sp. genome includes a region encoding these proteins:
- the mgtE gene encoding magnesium transporter: MLKELLKPEIKELIGTRNWTDLKVVLSSWPAPEIVELFLDVEKSDRVLIFRALPRELSAEVFSHLDSTQKDAFLHELTDQETRQLLADLPPDDRTDLLEELPAKVTTRLMNLLSPEDLQEARQLLGYPDDSIGRRMTPDFVAIRSHWTIKKALHHLRKFGKDSETINRVYVTDRAGKLLDDIKLRSIILADENKLVSDLMDYNMVSISAFDDQEIAVKTLERYDLPALPVVDSQGVIVGIVTFDDIMDISEEEVTEDFQKIGGINPVEQSYISASIFKLWSKRVPWLIALLFANFLTAQAIAHYQGVLEQLITLSIFLPLLIGTAGNSGTQSATLIIRSIAVDGLSFSHVLKVLNKEIVVGLLLGLTLGVIAFIRGLFVETDSFNIAIVVGFSMLVMVIWANIVGSLLPLLIDKLNLDPAVISSPFMATLIDFTGIIIYFSVAIYVLGLTI, from the coding sequence ATGCTAAAAGAGTTACTCAAACCCGAAATCAAAGAGTTGATTGGGACAAGAAATTGGACAGACCTCAAAGTGGTACTGTCTTCTTGGCCCGCTCCCGAAATTGTAGAGCTGTTTTTGGATGTCGAAAAGTCAGACCGTGTGCTGATTTTCCGTGCTTTGCCACGAGAATTGTCGGCGGAAGTCTTTTCGCATTTGGATAGCACACAAAAAGATGCTTTTCTTCATGAACTGACCGACCAAGAAACGCGTCAGCTCTTGGCGGATTTGCCTCCGGATGATAGAACTGACTTGCTCGAGGAGCTTCCGGCAAAGGTTACTACTCGTCTGATGAATTTGCTAAGCCCTGAGGATTTGCAAGAAGCACGGCAATTGTTGGGTTATCCCGATGATAGTATCGGTCGCCGAATGACGCCGGATTTCGTGGCGATTCGCTCTCATTGGACTATCAAAAAGGCTTTGCATCACCTTCGCAAATTCGGCAAAGACAGCGAAACGATTAATCGTGTCTATGTGACTGACCGTGCAGGGAAATTGCTCGATGACATCAAATTGCGCAGCATAATCTTAGCCGACGAGAACAAGCTCGTATCCGATTTGATGGACTACAACATGGTTTCGATTTCCGCTTTCGACGACCAGGAAATTGCCGTCAAAACTCTCGAAAGGTATGACTTGCCTGCCTTGCCTGTGGTTGATTCCCAGGGTGTAATCGTCGGGATTGTAACTTTTGACGACATCATGGACATATCCGAAGAAGAGGTAACGGAAGATTTTCAAAAAATCGGTGGTATCAATCCGGTCGAGCAAAGTTATATTTCTGCGAGTATTTTCAAATTATGGTCGAAACGCGTGCCGTGGCTCATTGCTTTGCTATTTGCAAATTTTTTAACTGCACAAGCAATCGCACATTATCAAGGCGTTTTGGAGCAACTTATCACATTGTCAATATTTTTGCCCTTGCTAATCGGGACTGCGGGTAATTCGGGCACTCAATCGGCTACTTTGATTATCCGAAGTATTGCCGTTGACGGGCTATCCTTTTCGCACGTTCTAAAAGTTTTGAACAAGGAAATAGTTGTGGGTTTGCTTTTGGGGCTTACACTTGGCGTGATAGCATTTATCAGGGGCTTATTTGTCGAAACTGATAGCTTTAATATTGCAATCGTTGTGGGATTTTCGATGTTGGTGATGGTGATTTGGGCAAATATCGTCGGTAGCTTATTGCCGCTCCTTATTGATAAGCTCAATCTCGACCCGGCGGTAATCTCGAGTCCTTTTATGGCAACTTTGATTGACTTTACCGGCATCATAATTTACTTTAGTGTTGCGATATACGTCTTAGGTCTAACAATATAG
- a CDS encoding T9SS type A sorting domain-containing protein codes for MKRAFLLFVVAIIFYCNPLWGEETDPLVWKKHIGGEISTVKFSPDGQYIYVLSKGFKPMKLLTENGDILREYEGFKLTYNTYSENMDISNDGRRLFAADTGNTIHVWDTETGELIKTLDAGYEPWNIPDCMALTVSERYIAVYVWYRIYDSQISESISAIHIWDVNTYEKITTFTPQAPTKLHTIKFSDDGRFLAITYVPFTNDVESETGTILYNSGTWDTYGAFWGHKDMSVTKYVAFSPDGTMMATCSDSYQVKIWDIAERRLITDISTRWYHAESVIFTENSHVFSGNGIWTYNRLDGWELPAKKAVFLYDGIRPTSIDYNPVIDKICGARLRDMVLLKPINTTSIYEPFKQSLTASPNPGTNSIKISFNLPKSGLTNVEISDVNSRIIRKLHTGFLESGQHSFDWDTKAIPTGVYFCKISSKEFNESVKIIVEK; via the coding sequence GTGTGGAAAAAGCACATTGGGGGTGAGATAAGTACAGTTAAGTTTAGCCCTGATGGACAATATATTTATGTGCTGTCCAAAGGGTTCAAACCAATGAAACTACTTACGGAAAATGGCGACATTCTGAGGGAATACGAAGGATTCAAACTGACATATAACACATATAGCGAAAATATGGATATTTCAAACGACGGACGAAGGCTTTTCGCGGCTGATACAGGAAATACTATTCATGTTTGGGATACTGAGACCGGGGAACTAATTAAAACCTTAGATGCAGGATATGAACCTTGGAATATACCAGATTGTATGGCGTTGACTGTATCCGAGCGTTACATTGCCGTTTATGTATGGTATAGAATTTATGATTCTCAAATAAGTGAATCTATCAGTGCGATTCATATTTGGGATGTAAATACTTACGAAAAAATAACGACATTCACACCACAAGCTCCAACAAAATTACATACAATTAAGTTTTCGGACGATGGTAGATTTTTAGCTATAACATATGTCCCATTTACTAATGATGTTGAAAGTGAAACTGGAACTATATTGTACAACTCCGGTACTTGGGATACTTACGGGGCTTTTTGGGGACATAAGGATATGTCTGTTACAAAATATGTGGCCTTCTCACCTGATGGTACTATGATGGCTACTTGTAGTGATAGCTATCAAGTAAAGATTTGGGATATTGCCGAAAGAAGACTAATTACTGACATTAGTACGCGTTGGTATCATGCAGAATCTGTAATTTTTACTGAAAATTCTCATGTATTTTCAGGTAATGGAATTTGGACTTATAACCGTTTAGATGGCTGGGAACTTCCTGCTAAAAAGGCGGTATTTCTATACGATGGAATACGTCCGACATCAATTGATTATAATCCGGTAATTGATAAAATTTGTGGTGCACGATTGAGGGATATGGTCTTACTCAAACCGATTAATACTACAAGCATATATGAACCATTCAAACAAAGCCTTACTGCATCCCCAAATCCGGGAACTAATTCAATAAAAATTAGTTTCAATTTGCCAAAATCCGGGCTAACTAATGTTGAAATAAGCGACGTTAACTCAAGGATAATCCGCAAACTGCATACAGGTTTTCTTGAATCGGGGCAGCACAGCTTTGATTGGGATACAAAGGCAATTCCAACTGGTGTTTACTTTTGTAAGATTTCTTCAAAAGAATTTAACGAATCAGTTAAAATTATTGTGGAGAAATAA
- a CDS encoding pirin family protein, with translation MEKIIHRAEDRGIANHGWLEAAHSFSFASYHDPSKVRFGLLRVLNDDIVHPAKGFGSHPHDNMEIITIPLKGALAHKDSMGNASVIRENEVQVMSAGSGIMHSEYNHSEDEKINLLQIWIFPNQRDVEPRYQQKVFSPDDRINKFQEMVSPNPEGPGVWIYQNAWLNRVTLTHNSELTYKMNDNANGLYIFNIEGITVIADETLKKRDAIGITNLEEVKLFSESGSELLLLEVPMRQ, from the coding sequence ATGGAAAAAATTATTCATAGAGCCGAAGATAGAGGAATTGCGAATCATGGATGGCTCGAAGCTGCACACTCATTCAGTTTTGCAAGCTATCATGACCCAAGTAAAGTTAGATTTGGTTTACTCAGAGTTTTGAACGATGACATTGTTCATCCTGCGAAAGGTTTCGGCAGCCACCCGCACGATAATATGGAAATCATTACAATTCCATTGAAAGGTGCGTTAGCCCACAAAGATAGTATGGGCAATGCCTCAGTCATTCGCGAGAATGAGGTGCAAGTCATGAGTGCCGGAAGTGGAATTATGCACTCTGAATACAATCATAGCGAGGATGAAAAAATCAATTTGCTCCAGATTTGGATTTTCCCAAATCAGCGAGATGTAGAGCCACGTTATCAGCAAAAAGTATTTTCACCGGATGACAGAATAAATAAATTTCAAGAAATGGTGTCGCCAAATCCTGAAGGACCCGGTGTTTGGATATATCAAAACGCTTGGTTGAATCGTGTGACATTAACTCATAATAGTGAATTAACTTACAAAATGAACGATAATGCAAACGGTTTGTATATTTTCAATATCGAAGGCATAACTGTGATTGCTGATGAAACGCTGAAAAAACGCGATGCGATTGGGATTACGAACTTAGAAGAAGTTAAATTATTCTCTGAAAGCGGTTCAGAACTTTTACTCTTAGAAGTCCCAATGAGGCAATAG
- the rpsT gene encoding 30S ribosomal protein S20, with protein sequence MAHHKSALKRMRQSRKLRLYNRQFKKATKLAIRAVREATDFDVAVVKLSEATKILDRVAAKGILHKNNAANKKSKLAKFVSKLKPAAE encoded by the coding sequence ATGGCGCACCATAAATCGGCATTAAAGAGAATGAGACAATCTCGCAAATTGAGATTGTACAACAGACAGTTCAAGAAAGCTACTAAGTTAGCGATTAGAGCAGTACGCGAAGCTACGGATTTTGACGTAGCAGTAGTAAAATTGAGCGAAGCTACCAAAATTTTGGATAGAGTTGCAGCAAAGGGCATTTTGCACAAAAATAACGCTGCGAACAAGAAATCGAAATTGGCGAAATTTGTCAGCAAGCTCAAGCCGGCTGCTGAATAA
- a CDS encoding homoserine dehydrogenase, with translation MERNEIKIGLFGFGCVGQGLYDILQQTPGFKAEIVKICCRNSEKSRPLGNEYFTFDKNDLLNNPDINVIVELIDDADAAKEIVVGALKNGKAVVSANKKMISENFEELINLQNKLQTPLLYEAAVCGSIPILRNLEEYYDNDLLKSIQGIVNGTTNYILTEMISNKISFNTALAAAQTQGYAESDPTMDVEGFDAKYKLHIIMAHAFGLVVDPANIINIGITQINEFDIKYATEKGLKIKLVAHAIKLKGNKIIALVIPEFVDSSNELYQVDGVFNGIVTENTFVNKNFFVGKGAGSFPTASAVLSDLSALSYNYKYEYKKRFQAPDFQYTDDHLIEIYLRYNQINFNNSLFDEIIEEYKSRHNNYVIGKISIKALKQLINNHKSEYSVILKNINP, from the coding sequence ATGGAAAGAAATGAAATAAAAATTGGTCTTTTTGGATTCGGCTGTGTCGGGCAGGGCTTGTACGACATTTTACAACAGACGCCCGGTTTCAAAGCTGAAATCGTGAAGATTTGTTGCAGAAATTCCGAAAAATCAAGACCTTTGGGAAATGAGTATTTCACTTTTGATAAAAATGATTTGCTGAATAATCCTGACATCAACGTGATAGTCGAATTGATTGACGATGCCGATGCTGCAAAGGAAATCGTAGTCGGAGCGCTTAAAAATGGAAAAGCTGTTGTAAGTGCGAATAAAAAAATGATTTCGGAAAATTTCGAGGAGCTGATAAATCTGCAAAACAAACTACAGACTCCACTTTTGTATGAAGCTGCAGTTTGCGGAAGTATTCCTATTCTCAGGAATTTGGAAGAATATTATGACAATGATTTGCTCAAATCAATTCAAGGAATTGTAAACGGTACAACCAATTACATTCTGACTGAAATGATTTCGAATAAAATATCATTTAATACAGCGCTTGCGGCTGCACAAACACAAGGTTATGCTGAATCTGACCCGACAATGGATGTAGAGGGATTCGATGCAAAATATAAATTGCATATTATCATGGCTCATGCTTTTGGGCTTGTTGTTGACCCGGCGAATATCATAAATATCGGGATTACGCAAATAAACGAATTCGATATAAAATATGCTACCGAAAAAGGCTTGAAAATTAAACTCGTTGCACATGCAATTAAACTAAAAGGTAACAAAATCATAGCCTTGGTTATTCCGGAATTTGTGGACTCGAGCAATGAATTGTACCAAGTTGATGGTGTGTTCAATGGAATTGTGACCGAAAATACTTTCGTGAACAAGAACTTTTTTGTTGGCAAAGGTGCCGGCTCCTTCCCTACCGCTTCGGCAGTGCTATCTGATTTATCTGCATTGAGTTACAATTATAAGTACGAGTATAAAAAGCGTTTCCAAGCACCCGATTTTCAATATACCGATGACCATTTGATTGAAATTTATCTCAGATATAATCAAATCAATTTTAATAATAGCTTGTTTGATGAGATTATTGAAGAATATAAATCAAGACATAATAATTATGTTATCGGGAAAATCAGCATTAAAGCACTGAAACAACTCATAAATAATCACAAAAGTGAATATAGTGTAATTTTGAAGAATATCAATCCATAA
- a CDS encoding long-chain fatty acid--CoA ligase → MKYKNIPDMFFQTVRYHSSEKTAFLYKSEGEYQALTYGELQDRVEKLALGLLELGFHKGDRIGLISENRIEWIIVSFAINLIGAIDVPLFPILSAKQEEEIFTDCGVSAVIVSNQFQLSKILQFKDNVASLRHVIVMNDDYDSNELYVKSMKELEERGGKIKSDEARHEHLLQKATAIQSDDLLTLIYTSGTTGKPKGVMLTHKNILSNIEAVLESIGDLSQDIQLSYLPLCHTYERTGGFLALFSCGSLIALAESVETVATNIQEIKPTMMTTVPKLLETVKKKIFLSMEKESGSKRFIFKKAIDIGYRKVLTDQEGKINPMLNLKYKIVDRLVFSKIRAKLGGRMNKFISGGAPISEDVEIFFHACGIRVVQGYGLTEASPIVANNTTKDNEIGTVGKPLDNLELRIADDGEILVRGPSIMKGYWNDPVGTSLAIDKEGWLYTGDIGEFTMKGNLKITDRKKDIFVSSGGKNIAPQAIENLLCRSRFIDHCVLIGDNREFISALITPNFDQLKDLAVEFGIEYNNLTELIANEKIIAHIKKDIDFYQSDLSKYERVRKFQLLSEAFTVDSGELSPKMSIKRHVVESKYSYLIDMMYEK, encoded by the coding sequence ATGAAATACAAAAATATTCCCGATATGTTTTTTCAGACCGTTCGCTATCATTCTTCTGAGAAGACTGCTTTCTTGTACAAATCAGAGGGAGAGTATCAAGCATTAACTTATGGTGAACTTCAAGACAGAGTTGAAAAACTTGCTCTCGGATTGCTGGAATTAGGTTTCCACAAAGGTGACCGCATTGGCTTGATTTCGGAAAATCGAATTGAATGGATAATCGTATCTTTTGCAATCAATTTGATTGGTGCTATAGATGTGCCGCTTTTCCCGATTCTTTCCGCAAAGCAAGAAGAGGAAATCTTTACTGATTGCGGAGTTTCGGCTGTGATTGTGTCAAATCAATTTCAACTTTCGAAAATTTTGCAATTCAAAGACAATGTAGCCTCTCTTCGACATGTCATTGTGATGAATGATGATTATGATTCTAACGAATTATATGTAAAATCTATGAAGGAGTTGGAGGAACGCGGAGGCAAAATCAAAAGTGACGAAGCCAGACATGAGCATTTGTTGCAGAAAGCGACAGCTATTCAGTCCGACGATTTGCTTACATTGATTTATACGAGTGGAACAACGGGCAAACCAAAGGGCGTCATGCTCACTCACAAAAATATTTTATCAAACATTGAAGCAGTTTTGGAATCTATTGGCGATTTATCTCAAGATATTCAACTTTCATATTTGCCACTTTGCCATACTTACGAGCGCACGGGTGGGTTTTTGGCATTGTTTTCGTGCGGTTCACTGATTGCATTGGCTGAATCTGTCGAAACAGTCGCTACGAATATACAGGAAATCAAGCCGACAATGATGACAACTGTGCCCAAATTATTAGAAACTGTGAAGAAAAAGATTTTTCTTTCGATGGAAAAGGAATCAGGTTCTAAACGTTTTATATTCAAAAAAGCTATTGACATCGGCTATCGCAAAGTTTTGACTGACCAAGAAGGTAAAATCAATCCAATGTTAAATTTGAAATATAAAATTGTTGATAGATTAGTTTTCTCGAAAATTCGAGCTAAATTGGGCGGTCGTATGAACAAATTTATCTCAGGCGGTGCACCGATTAGCGAAGATGTAGAAATATTTTTTCATGCTTGTGGCATTCGCGTCGTCCAAGGATATGGATTGACAGAAGCATCACCAATAGTCGCAAACAATACTACGAAAGACAATGAAATCGGTACCGTAGGCAAGCCTCTCGACAATCTCGAACTGCGAATTGCCGACGACGGAGAAATCCTTGTTCGCGGACCATCAATAATGAAAGGCTATTGGAATGACCCGGTTGGCACTTCTCTTGCGATTGACAAAGAAGGGTGGCTCTACACAGGTGATATTGGTGAATTTACAATGAAAGGTAATTTGAAAATTACTGACCGCAAAAAGGACATTTTCGTTTCCTCAGGTGGCAAAAACATTGCTCCTCAGGCTATAGAAAATTTACTCTGCAGAAGCCGATTTATTGACCATTGCGTTCTGATTGGTGATAATCGTGAATTCATTTCAGCGTTAATTACTCCCAATTTTGACCAATTAAAGGATTTAGCGGTCGAATTTGGCATTGAATACAACAATCTAACTGAATTAATCGCAAATGAAAAAATCATAGCTCACATTAAGAAGGATATAGACTTTTACCAATCGGATTTGTCGAAGTATGAAAGAGTACGCAAATTTCAACTTCTTTCCGAGGCATTTACCGTTGATAGCGGTGAGTTAAGCCCTAAGATGAGCATTAAAAGACATGTTGTAGAGAGCAAATATTCATATCTTATAGACATGATGTACGAAAAATAG
- a CDS encoding aromatic amino acid ammonia-lyase: MAVVLNGSGLTIEKMVQIGRFGEKVELREHSLELIKKCRVMLEDKVKKGEIMYGVNTGIGEFSEIVLNDEQIKEFQKYLIYNHAAGIGDPTPIEYVRGAIAGRVNVHAHGNSGCRPEITLTLIDMLNKGVTPVVCQKGSVGACGDLAPMSQMALSLMGEGESFYQGERMPTSVAFEKAGIPVPGLQARDGLATINGSNLLTAMSAIQLYDYNRLIKHAEIAAAMSLEALLANMKPYDVRLHQLRGFVGAVRSANAIRKCLDGSDLMTGKMKTKVQDAYSMRSTPQVLGSVHDACHYARQQVEVELNGVGDNPIFLPEDNITLTGANFQGTPVSLPMDMAGAALTIVCVLSERRLNRLLNPALSVGLPAFLTKGAGMFSGMMLSQYTADMLIVEQRILSNPASIQSIPAAADQEDFVSMGMNTAIKNGQILDNAYGIIGIELMAAAQALDFREFTNGRGVTRAHEVIREHVDFLDIDRPLFNDHNAMKELVKSGKILDEVEKLVGSLEN, encoded by the coding sequence ATGGCTGTCGTGTTAAACGGGTCAGGACTAACCATAGAGAAAATGGTTCAAATAGGTCGTTTCGGCGAAAAAGTCGAACTAAGAGAGCATTCCCTTGAATTGATAAAAAAATGTCGTGTTATGCTCGAAGATAAGGTCAAAAAAGGCGAAATCATGTACGGTGTAAATACCGGAATCGGCGAGTTTTCTGAGATTGTACTAAATGACGAGCAAATTAAAGAATTTCAAAAGTATTTGATTTATAATCATGCCGCCGGAATTGGCGACCCCACTCCAATCGAATATGTACGTGGAGCAATTGCAGGACGCGTAAACGTTCATGCTCACGGCAATTCAGGATGTCGCCCCGAAATCACTCTTACTTTGATTGACATGCTGAATAAAGGCGTAACGCCTGTTGTTTGCCAAAAGGGTTCCGTAGGTGCATGTGGCGATTTGGCGCCAATGTCCCAAATGGCTTTGTCGCTCATGGGCGAAGGGGAATCTTTCTACCAAGGCGAAAGAATGCCGACGTCTGTTGCATTTGAAAAAGCCGGAATCCCCGTCCCGGGATTACAAGCTCGTGACGGATTGGCTACGATTAATGGTTCAAATTTGTTGACAGCAATGTCTGCAATTCAATTATATGACTATAACCGCCTTATCAAACATGCTGAAATAGCTGCTGCAATGTCGCTTGAAGCATTATTGGCAAATATGAAGCCCTATGACGTTCGTCTGCATCAATTGCGAGGCTTTGTCGGTGCAGTTCGCTCAGCAAATGCAATCCGCAAATGCCTTGATGGAAGTGATTTGATGACCGGCAAGATGAAAACTAAAGTGCAAGATGCATATTCGATGCGTTCTACACCGCAAGTTCTCGGTTCGGTTCATGATGCTTGTCATTATGCTCGCCAACAAGTTGAAGTCGAACTTAATGGAGTTGGAGATAATCCTATTTTCTTACCTGAAGATAATATTACACTTACAGGTGCTAATTTCCAAGGGACACCCGTTTCATTGCCGATGGATATGGCAGGAGCGGCATTGACAATCGTATGTGTACTTTCAGAGCGACGTTTAAATCGTTTGCTCAATCCGGCACTGTCAGTCGGGCTTCCGGCATTTTTGACTAAGGGAGCGGGAATGTTCTCAGGAATGATGCTAAGTCAATACACTGCTGATATGTTAATCGTCGAGCAAAGAATATTGTCAAATCCTGCATCAATTCAATCAATTCCTGCTGCTGCAGACCAAGAAGATTTCGTTTCGATGGGCATGAATACTGCTATCAAAAATGGTCAAATACTCGATAATGCTTATGGTATTATTGGTATTGAACTTATGGCAGCTGCTCAAGCCTTAGACTTCAGAGAATTTACCAATGGCAGAGGTGTTACTCGCGCCCATGAAGTAATTCGCGAGCATGTTGATTTCCTCGATATTGACAGACCTTTGTTTAACGACCATAATGCTATGAAGGAACTTGTCAAATCAGGTAAAATCCTTGATGAAGTTGAAAAATTAGTAGGTAGTCTCGAAAATTAA